The DNA region TGGCTCGCAATGCCGAGGAGGCACGGCAGCTACTGTGGCGCAAGGCGGCAAagcgcaaggaggaggaggtgctgaagTTGCAGGACCAGCGACGGCGGAACGAGGCTGCAGAGTGCACGTTCCGGCCCAAGGCTGgacggccaccgcagcgcagctctGGCTACGTGGCGATGCCTGTCGAAGCACGAGCAGCGTTgtgggcgcagcagcgtgaccGCCACCTCGCCGATCTGCGCACGGAACTCAGCGAGATTACAGTCGAGGAGTGCACTTTTCGGCCTCATGTAGATCccgtcttccctcttccctgcGGTGACGCCAAACCAGCGTGGGGTGTGGAGGCGTTCCTGGAGCGGCAGGCGGAGGccaggcggcagcgggaggaggcggagcagtggtggcggccaAAGTACGCGCGAGCGCCAGTGGCCCAAACCTCGCGTGTTTCTCGCTGGCGCTCGCCGTCCAGCCGCGTCGCCAGCCATCCTTCAACGCAGAGGACAGCGAGTGCTTCGCGCAGgggcgccgccagcagcactgcGTCTGAGGCAGAGGACAatgagggagaggaagagggggtgtTCGAGCAGCACTGGGCTCGTCCGCCAGTGAGCACCTCTTTGACCGCATCTTCATTCTCGCGAGTGTCGCAGCAGGAAGTGCCATCGGCAGAGTCGTCGCCATCctacgtggcgcagcagcagccaaaTACCCTCTTCCCGTACACGGTCGACATCTCACGCAGAGGACCATATCCGTGGCGCCCAACGACGGCCGCCGGTACTTCCGAGGCCGCTGCcggggagggcggcagtCGCGCTTCCGCGTCCCTCTCGTGGCGTAAACCTCTCCGCTACCGTCCCATTTCCGCGACTGCGACAGCTTCGCGTGGGCGGTCGTCTGCGTCGTGAGCACTGATTGCATGGCGTGCTCGAGCGCTCTTTTTTCTGTTGGAAGCTGTGCGGCGAAGGTGGGAAAGGAGTACCTGGATACGGGCCGCAGAGGAAGGCCACATCATTCtgctgcccccgcccccctcctggcacacacgcacctgtCCCCttccccgctgctgccgctggctgGCTGTGATGCCATTGAGCCCGCCCTAAGCTGATTTTGCAGTTactgcccccctccctcctccccacctccacctgtgtgtgcgcgtgtgcggcttTGACTAGATGGTGTTGAGCTACCTTTCCTAGATAGTGTAGACTGCGTCTGATGGTGGGCGacaggaagaggggggagcggAGAAGAGGCATAGGTGCGCATGTCACCTGTGTGCTTGGACGCTGTCCTCTTCGCCGCGCATCACTCCCAACGACAGACATGCTCACACTCAaaaagagcgagaggagcATGCAGCTCACCCGACGCCGACGAAGGAAAGGGTGCCGGAACACTGGACATCCGCATAGGCCCAGGCCGCCACGAACAGTGACGCGTGCTGTATATAATttaggggagggggagggaaccgacccctccccctgcagACGCGCAgacccccacacacacgcacacaccggtGCCTGCAAGCCCTTACTTCCTGCCCACCACTTCTCATCTCTTGCGTGCACTTTACTTCATTTAcgtgctcccccccccctttccttcctCACCACCGCTTCCCCCATTTATACACAGTGAAGAATTTGGTGAGCGGACTCCACATGTCGAGTGCACGTTGTCGCACGTGGATCAGCAGACGTGCACTCAAGCAAGCACTCACCTACACATTGACAAGAAGTCACACCCTTAGACAGCGCAAAGGGAGCTCCGACACTTGATTCTTGCGACGCAcaacacacgcccacacgccccccccctcccctcacacGCCACAAGATGACAGAGCGCATTATAGTTGCCGTGCGAGTTCGTCCATTTCTGCCGCACGAAAATGAAGCCAGGTGCCTGGAGGTGTCGGAGAATCAAGTCGCCGTTGGCGCCGGACACCCCTTCGTCTTCGACCGAGTCTTCGATGAAACGGCCTCGTCCGACGACATCTACGTTGCACTTGGACAGCCGCTAGCAGACTCCTTTCTAACTGGCTTTCACGCGTCCACGATTGCGTATGGGCAGACCGGCTCTGGCAAGACGTTCACCATGGCCGCGCTGCTCCACGACACCGTGCAGGAAGTCTTTTGCCGCCTCACAGAGGATTCGGAGGCAACGCTAAGCACCGggcgctccagctccgctCTCACCAGTTTAAGCGCTACGCTACGCACGAGCCCGGCCTTCACCATGTCACTCAGCGTCCTGGAGGTGTACAATGAGTCCATCGGCGACCTGCTTGCCGAGCTGGTGTCGCAGCCCCCGAGACAACACACGGCAACGGTGTTGAACGGCACCGTCCCGCAAGCCGTAGATGCTCCAAGACGGCCGTCTGCGCAGGGCTGCGGCCCACTTCAAAATCGAAGGTTGTTGCAGAGACGCGCCTATGGGCCGACTAGCCCGTTCCCTCGAAACTCTCTCGCCCTACGCGAGGATCCACATGGAGGCGTGTATGTGGTGGGTCTCACagaggcgcaggtgcgcagTGAGGCAGAGATGCTCGCGCTGATCGACAGCGCCATCGAGAATCGAAAGACGGCCTCGACACTAAAGAATTCCAAAAGCTCGCGCTCGCACTGCGTCATCACGCTCACGTTGCAGCGACGCGGTTTgtgctcgcgctgctgctttgtTGATTTAGCCGGGTTTGAGCGCCTGAAGTCTCGCGGAGAGGCCGTTCCGTCCGGCGGACCTGGTGACCCGGCAAGTCTCGTCGGGGCGAGTCTGCCGTCATGCCGTACCCTTTCCGAGCGCATGCGAGAATGCATCAACATCAATAGTGGGCTGCTGGCTCTGGGCAACGTCATTGTGGCGCTGTGCGAGCGAAAGCCGTACGTGCCGTACCGCTCCTCCAAGCTtacgcgcctgctgcagccgatGCTCAGTGGAAACGCCCGCACGGCGATTGTCGCCTGCATCTCTCAGCTTGCGTCGTCGATGGAGGAGACGCTGAACACGCTCAAGTACGCTGACCGCGCGAAGCGCATTCATATCCACCCTCACTTGGCCGTTGCGGAAGTGACGACGTCGGCGGATGCCCGGCAAACGattctgctgctgcaggaacAGCTAGaggacgcgcagcgccgcttaGCGATCGCCGTTCCCGCTGGCGCAGGCACGCGGAAACCCGCTCGATCGCCTTCGGCATCCCTCGTGCAAGAGGTGAAGCACCTACGTGAGCTCTTGCGCCAGGAGCGCCAGTTGACGAAGCGGCTTGAGAACGACGTGCTCAATGCTGAGTGCGCCACCATGGTCGAAGTGGAGAAGCGCAAGGCTCTGGAGGTGCGAGTTGCGCAGCTCAAGGCAGCGAGCGCTGCTGACCCGAAGGCGGAAGGGGCAGGGTGCACCGAGGTCAGCGCTGACGGTGACACGGGGAAATCGGCCAGCTCTTTGCTGAACCCCCGCAGTTGCCTCGCGGTAGACATGACGCGTctccagcagctggaggaagAGCGGGAGGCActagcggcgctgccggctcAGAAGGCGCGAGACACAGTTCAGCTCGAGGCAGCCCTTGTGGAGAATGGGAACTGCGTTGCTGACAACCTCGCTGCCACCTTGACCGTTAATGCGGACGACGACTCTAACGTGGTGACCCTCGCAGAGGATATTGTTGCCCAGAAAGATCGAGTTGCACAGCTGCAGATGGAAAACGGCGACGTCTCTGCGCAACTCGTGCAGCGCGAGAAGCTGCGGCGCACCCTCAGTAACCACGCGCACCCGCGTGGAGAACTACGCAAGACGGAGGTCAAGCTGGGGAAGTCCGAGGTGGCGCTTAAGCAGAGAAAGCAGGTAAAGGAGAAGttgcgcaccgcctctggggatcgcctccgccgcgctaGGGAGAAGTCTGTGGACTACCGCGGCCGCGTCAAGGGGTCGAcgcagcacgtgcgtgtgcgccaggTGGATCTTGAAAGCACCCGCCAGCTGCATGAGAAgttggtggtgctgcaggaggaggtgttccggcagcggctgtgtgcgcgcacaacTCGGAAGGCGTCTTGGAAGCTCAATGATGCCCATCAGCAAGAGGTGGAGCAGTTTCaaaagcagctgcagctgatggCCATACAGACGACGTCCCCGAATCAACGCACGAACCGCAGAGGTGCTGGCATTGTGAAGGAGCGCGGACAGCTGGCGgggcagcaggtgcaggcgCAGAGGCCTCAGCAAGAGGTGCCTTCGCCCGGGCGTCTTTGCCACCTGCCACCTGAGAAGACGCTGTCTTCGATGCCgttctccccctccgccaaAGCCAGTCCCCCATCGCCTGCGCTCGGCAAAACCTCGCCGCACATCATCAAGGTTCACAAGAACTCCCACGCGTCATCGTCTTGGCCGGGTTTTCATCCACATGGGCTTCACAGTAGCATCGACGGTGCCCTGCAGAGCTCACGCGACGCGACGCAGACGACCATCAACTGCGAGCTGCAAGACTTAGAGCGAATACAGAAGGAGTTGGTCGAGCTGCTAGTGTATCGCCGTGCCCTGCTGACCGCGCCAGCCGCTGATGCATCCAAGTGGCACCGCGCTAAGGATGGCTTTGCGCGGCGACTCTCACAGGTTCAAGCTGCACTTCAGTCTACCGAGCCGGGCCAGCGCGAGCACACAGCTCTTCTCAAGGAGAAAAACAACGTGAAGGAGCAAC from Leishmania major strain Friedlin complete genome, chromosome 9 includes:
- a CDS encoding putative kinesin, with translation MTERIIVAVRVRPFLPHENEARCLEVSENQVAVGAGHPFVFDRVFDETASSDDIYVALGQPLADSFLTGFHASTIAYGQTGSGKTFTMAALLHDTVQEVFCRLTEDSEATLSTGRSSSALTSLSATLRTSPAFTMSLSVLEVYNESIGDLLAELVSQPPRQHTATVLNGTVPQAVDAPRRPSAQGCGPLQNRRLLQRRAYGPTSPFPRNSLALREDPHGGVYVVGLTEAQVRSEAEMLALIDSAIENRKTASTLKNSKSSRSHCVITLTLQRRGLCSRCCFVDLAGFERLKSRGEAVPSGGPGDPASLVGASLPSCRTLSERMRECININSGLLALGNVIVALCERKPYVPYRSSKLTRLLQPMLSGNARTAIVACISQLASSMEETLNTLKYADRAKRIHIHPHLAVAEVTTSADARQTILLLQEQLEDAQRRLAIAVPAGAGTRKPARSPSASLVQEVKHLRELLRQERQLTKRLENDVLNAECATMVEVEKRKALEVRVAQLKAASAADPKAEGAGCTEVSADGDTGKSASSLLNPRSCLAVDMTRLQQLEEEREALAALPAQKARDTVQLEAALVENGNCVADNLAATLTVNADDDSNVVTLAEDIVAQKDRVAQLQMENGDVSAQLVQREKLRRTLSNHAHPRGELRKTEVKLGKSEVALKQRKQVKEKLRTASGDRLRRAREKSVDYRGRVKGSTQHVRVRQVDLESTRQLHEKLVVLQEEVFRQRLCARTTRKASWKLNDAHQQEVEQFQKQLQLMAIQTTSPNQRTNRRGAGIVKERGQLAGQQVQAQRPQQEVPSPGRLCHLPPEKTLSSMPFSPSAKASPPSPALGKTSPHIIKVHKNSHASSSWPGFHPHGLHSSIDGALQSSRDATQTTINCELQDLERIQKELVELLVYRRALLTAPAADASKWHRAKDGFARRLSQVQAALQSTEPGQREHTALLKEKNNVKEQLRQLQAFRHMFADPAQQLAELDNRIEDLNRAHRLHTQRFCQLQRAVPKPRGNGGVVAAREKHQPSVRHMRTASARYAAAGTLALHTAVESSQGSNGNMREYVTGSKQ